The sequence aaggaaggtttgtctgctccatctcagataagtttggtttctatttgcggtctaggctgtttgtgtgtcttctgccccttctcttaGTGCATAGTTagtgcaaacaatgtttcaatttttcatcttactcttcccacttttccacaacctcctgacatacccccacatccattcacccagcaaggaacaattcttctcttcctccatcttaccttcttctctgaccgcttgcacaaacctagggattctagggtgtttgcagtccaggcacgaggacacattattcctaccatctaggtctgaatgtgggcttagcagcgtagagacagaagtcagggatatgctaggaggtgaccattccccagcatctcgcctagacacttgtttatttggttgtctgtatatCTGAGATCCAGTCCACCGTGACagttgcacttgaaagatgttgcatttggaaagggttaaacactgTTTATTAACATCATCCAAcctgcatttacccatagctatatatacgTCACTATATTTTCTATAGCTGTCAGAGTTTGGGGGTGGCGggggtgctgggggggggggttagaaagaGCAAAAATTTATAAAACATCTTTTCATATAAAATCTGACTGTTAGGAGACTAGAACGTATCATGTACCAAATTCCAGGGCAATTGTAGCAACTTTGATTCACCTAGAATCGATTCATAAAcaagtcaacttttttaaaacaaaaaggggAAATTACTGGGCATGTCTACAAGTAActtgttgaagaaatagctaaaatgacaatgaaaggagaagttatcattatgggagatttcaatcttccagatataaactggaaaaccaaaatagcaagttctaccaggagtacagatattctaaattccctactggggttatctctacaacaagtggttgaggagccaacccggagggaggccattttggatttggtattcacaaatggggattcggtatatgatgtcattgtaggcgaaaccttgggatctagtgatcaccagtcagtgtggtttaatataagagctgtgaaagagtcccaccacacaaaaacaaaagttttagattttagaaaaacagacttttcaaaaatgaaattagtcataaatgagtccttatcagactggaacggataacatggagtccaggagaaatgggactacttaaaaggtgcattattgaaggcaacagaaaattgcattagacttgtcagtaaaagcaaaaaaaggaggagaccactgtggtactcagcagaagtggcccaaatcattaaaaataaaaagctagcattttgtaattataaaaaaaaccagagcaatgaagataaggaaatctacaagattaggcagagagaggccaagcaagttataagaacttctaaagcgcaggcagaagaaaactagctcagtctatgaaaaaaggggataagacattcttcagatatataaatgaaaaaaggaaattaaaacaaggaataactaaattaaaaacaaaggacggaaggtatgtagaagagaataaagggctagccgactgccttaatgaatacttctgctcagtttttacaaaagaaaaaggagaaggacctccactagaaagaatgactaataaatcgtttgatgcatgtatctttacagaggaagatgttctaagtttgatgtctaaggtgaagacaaataagtcacaggggcctgatgagatacacccaaaattattaaaagagcttagtggtgagctggcaaaaccgttaacagatttattcaaccaatcattagtaacaggagtcgtcccggaagattggaaattggcaaatgtcgtgcccattcacaagaaaggtagtagggagaaatcgagcaactatagaccagtgagtctgacatcaatagtaggcaaattaatggaaaccctattaaaggataggattgtggaacatctaaaatcccatggattgcaagatgaaaaacaacatgggtttacttcagggagatcatgtcaaacaaatcttatagatttttttgactgggtgaataaaataatagacggtggaggtgcagtagacatcgcatatctagattttagtaaggcttttgacactgtcccacatagaagacttatcaataaactgcagtcattgagcatggactcccatattgttgagtggattaggcagtggctgagtgacagacaacagagggttgtagtcaatggagaacattcaaaacaaggtcatgttaccagtggggttccacagggatctgtactgggaccgattttgtttaatatcttcataagtgatattgcaaaaggcctcgatggtaaggtttgtctttttgctgatgacacaaagatatgtaacagggttgatgttcctggagggaaacgccaaatggaaaaggatttaggaaaactagaagaatggtcagaactctggaaactgaaatttaatgtggataagtgcaggataatgcacctggggcgtaaaaacccaagggcagaatatagaatatttgacacagtcctgacctcagtatctgaggaaagggatttaggagtaattatttcagaagacttaaaggtgggaagacaatgtaatagggcagcacgaaatgccagcagaatgcttggatgtatagggagaggtataagcagtagaaagagtgaagtgcttatgccgctgtacagaacactggtgagacctcacttggagtattgtgcgcagtactggaggccatatctccagaaggatatagatactctagagagagttcagagaagagctactaaactagtacatggattgcaggataaaacttaccaggaaaggttaaaggaccttaatatgtatagcttggaagaaaaaagagacagaggggatatgatagaaacttttaaatacataaagggaatcagctcggtaaaggaggagagcatatttaaaagaagaaaaactaccacaagaggacacagttttaaattagaggggcaaaggtttaaaagtaatataaggaagtattactttactgagagagtagtggatgcatggaatagccttcctgcagaagtggtagctgcaaatacagtgaaggggtttaagcatgcatgggataggcataaggccatccttcatataagataagggccgggggctatccatagtattcagtatattgggcagactagatgggccaaatggttcttatctgccgacacattctatgtttctatgtttctaacatttTCTTACACTATCTTCAGAGTGACCATATATTGGAGTGGATTCAACTGTCTGTTTTAAATGTTGCAAAGTTTCTTAAATAAGTGTTCCGAACAAGCTAGTGTGAGCATAAACACACCCATCCATCCCAAAAGGGATCATTTTCGCACCTTTATTCATTTGAAAACCATAATAAATCGGACAGTGCATTGATTCATTAAATTCTGTTTGATACCACTGGCTActatgcgtttacccatagccatgtATGTGACTGTCATTTTAAGATTACTAATGCTGCCTTGGAGTTAAAAAGATCTTTAAAGTAGCTGGATATACAGTTTCAGGATTTGAGTTAATCCCCAACACTATGCTGGGTCCCCTGGACATTGTCAAGGTGTCACCACTTGCTGCTGCTTTCCAGAAAGGATGGTCAGACGTGATGCACCCaataggaaataagtccagagagtcagggtctacaGTTCACCAGGGtgctctttactggaggaactcaagtgcaaaacaatacaggctaggcatagggctggcttctccagtatcCCCACTGATAGCAGAAGGTTCTGTGTTGagtaaaggcctgagctagctgtcattCTCTTTCTTAGAAAACTAGTACCTGGCAAAAGGGTAGGTGGCCCAGGATCTGTGGTTCAGTCATCGAGTTGGCTCTGTTGCAGAGTATTCCTGTCTcaacatcttcttctggtcagttGTGCAgtgtggcagagtctctcctacaaaACATGTGTCTCTATCTGCAGACCACTAGGAGCTCATAATACTCCATTGCTATACTGTAGAGTATATCTGATGGGAGGAGTGAAGCTTGAAAAGCATATTCTAACCGAAACAATGTTGAAGTTCAAGGCTGCCATACACTTGaattagggtgctttcacacttgcggcataggattccggcaggcagttccctcgtcggaactgcctgccggatccggcaatccggacgcaaacggatggcatttgtcagatgaatccggatgcggatccgtctgacaaaggcattgaaataccggatccgtctctccggtgtcatccggaaaatcggatccggtattattattatttttttcctttttaaaggtctgcacatgcacagaccgggactgaactgatgcatcctgatgcatcctgaacggaatgctctcctttcagaatgcatttggataaaactgatcagtttttttctggtatttagcttctgtgatggaactcaataccggaaaacaaaaacactagtgtgaaagtacccttaggcatcAATAAAAGTCAATGTGAATACTTTGGTAGTACCAGGGGTGTCTACACTAGACAACCCCCTATTTGGCACTTTTATATTCATTTATGAAATGTTCCCTGTACAGCTTTCATAATGTCTTTATTTTTGAGGCTGTATATAATGGGATTGACCAAAGGGGtgaatacagtatatagcagtgaGAGGATTTTAGTAACAGAAAGTGTTAGGACATGTGGTGGGACAACATAAACACTGAAGATTGTCCAGTAAAATATGGAGACCACAATGAGGTGGGAGctacaggtggagaaggctttctgTCTACCAGTACTGGATGGGATCCTTAAGACTGCTAAAACAATGTAAGTATAAGACACTACAATGATTGTGACGGGGATTATTAAAATTGGAACAGCCAAAATATAAAAGTCCAAGTGAACAATGAAGGTGTCAGAACAAGAAAGTTCTACAAAGGGAATAGGGTCACAGAAAAAATGGTTGATAATATTTGGGCCACAAAAATATAGCTTTGCTGGTGGTACAGTGAAAATAATTGTAACAAAAATACCCACCAACCAACACATAGCAGACAATTTAACACAAAATTCGTTTGTCATGACAGAAGTATAACGGAGAGGATTACATATggccacatatctgtcataagacATCACTGTGAGAAGAAGACATTCAAATACTTCGGCAGCACAGAAGAAGAAAAACTGAGTCAAGCAGTGAATAAAGGTAATGGTTCCCCCATTATGTAGTAAAATGTGGAGCATTTTGGGAACAATATCTGTGGTAACCAGGATGTCACTGATGGACAGTTGTGAGATGAAGAAGTACATTGGAGTGTGCAGGTTCTTGCTGTTGAGTACTAATGATATTATCAGGAGGTTACCACACATGGTTGCTTCATAAATAATAAGGAACAGAAGGAATAGAACATTTCTTAGAAGTTGGCTGCCTTGAAATCCTGTGAGGAAAAACTCTGTGACCACAGTCAGATTTGTCTGTAAGTAGAATAAGATAAGAAAGTGAGGCAAACTTAAATAGAAGTTATACAGCATTTTTTCAAGAttagattaaggcctctttcacacgggcgagatttccgcacgggtgcaatgcgtgaggtgaacacattgcacttgcactgaatccggacccattcacttctatagggctgtgcacatgagcggtaatttttacccatcacttgtgcgttgcgtgaaaatcgcagcatgctctattttgtgcgtttttcacgcaacgcaggccccatagaagtgaatggggttgcgtgaaaaccccaagcatccgcaagcaagtgcggatgcagtgcgattttcacgcatggttgctaggagatgatcggaatggggacccgatctttataatttcccctataacatggttataagggaaaataatagcattcctaattcagaatgcttagtaaaattgagctggaggggttaaaaaaaaaaatatattaacttaccttaatccacttgttcgcgcagcccgtcttctcttctttcttcttctttgctgtgcaggaggaaaaggacctttggtgacgtcactgcgctcatcacatggtccgtcacatgagccatcaccatggtgatggatcatgtgacggaccatgtgatgagcgcagtgatgtcatcaaaggtcctttacccaggtcc is a genomic window of Bufo bufo chromosome 1, aBufBuf1.1, whole genome shotgun sequence containing:
- the LOC120989724 gene encoding olfactory receptor 1009-like → MAMSLATSHKISTLQSFVFDIILMEEVLRFSNEAIQKSFDRKMEISNTNLTVVTEFFLTGFQGSQLLRNVLFLLFLIIYEATMCGNLLIISLVLNSKNLHTPMYFFISQLSISDILVTTDIVPKMLHILLHNGGTITFIHCLTQFFFFCAAEVFECLLLTVMSYDRYVAICNPLRYTSVMTNEFCVKLSAMCWLVGIFVTIIFTVPPAKLYFCGPNIINHFFCDPIPFVELSCSDTFIVHLDFYILAVPILIIPVTIIVVSYTYIVLAVLRIPSSTGRQKAFSTCSSHLIVVSIFYWTIFSVYVVPPHVLTLSVTKILSLLYTVFTPLVNPIIYSLKNKDIMKAVQGTFHK